From Salvia splendens isolate huo1 chromosome 16, SspV2, whole genome shotgun sequence, a single genomic window includes:
- the LOC121772422 gene encoding aspartate-semialdehyde dehydrogenase-like, whose translation MKLPALSLRHNHLTTPFLHKTTTLPVSRSSPAANAPFAVRMSLREDGPSVAIVGVTGAVGQEFLSVISDRDFPYRSLKLLASKRSAGKSVNYENRDYVVEELTENSFDDVDIALFSAGGSISKKFGPIAAGKGTIVVDNSSAFRMDEGVPLVIPEVNPEAMEGIKLRSGKGALIANPNCSTIICLMAATPLHRRANVMRMVVSTYQAASGAGAAAMEELELQTREVLEGKEPTCNIFRQQYAFNLFSHNAPILSNGYNEEEMKLVKETRKIWNNKDVKVTATCIRVPVMRAHAESVNLQFATPLDEAAAREILSNAPGVVVIDDRSANNFPTPLEVSNKDDVAVGRIRQDVSQEGNYGLDIFVCGDQIRKGAALNAVQIAELLL comes from the exons ATGAAGCTCCCTGCACTCTCCCTCCGCCACAATCACCTCACTActcccttcctccacaaaaccACCACGCTCCCCGTTTCCCGCTCTTCTCCCGCCGCCAATGCCCCCTTCGCCGTCCGTATGTCCCTCCGCGAGGACGGCCCCTCCGTCGCCATCGTCGGAGTCACCGGTGCCGTCGGCCAGGAGTTCCTCTCCGTCATTTCAGACAGAGACTTCCCCTACCGCTCCCTCAAGCTGCTCGCCTCCAAGCGCTCCGCCGGAAAATCGGTCAATTACGAAAATCGGGATTACGTCGTCGAGGAATTGACGGAGAACAGCTTCGATGACGTCGACATTGCCCTGTTCAGCGCCGGAGGGAGCATTAGCAAGAAGTTTGGCCCGATTGCGGCGGGGAAGGGCACCATTGTGGTGGATAACAGCTCCGCGTTCAGGATGGACGAAGGGGTTCCGCTCGTGATACCGGAGGTTAATCCGGAGGCTATGGAGGGAATCAAGCTCAGGAGTGGGAAAGGGGCGCTCATTGCCAATCCGAATTGTTCCACAATTATTTGTCTCATGGCCGCCACGCCCCTGCATCGCCGTGCAAAT GTAATGCGTATGGTTGTCAGTACATACCAGGCAGCTAGTGGTGCAGGCGCCGCAGCAATGGAAGAGCTGGAACTGCAGACTCGTGAG GTACTGGAAGGAAAAGAGCCCACCTGTAACATCTTTAGGCAGCAG TATGCCTTCAATTTGTTCTCGCATAATGCACCCATTCTTTCAAATGGATACAATGAAGAAGAGATGAAATTAGTGAAAGAGACAAGGAAGATATGG AACAATAAGGATGTCAAAGTTACTGCCACCTGTATTCGAGTGCCTGTCATGCgtgctcatgctgagagtgtgAATCTTCAATTTGCGACGCCTCTAGATGAG GCCGCGGCAAGGGAGATTCTGAGCAATGCCCCTGGTGTAGTGGTGATTGATGATCGTTCAGCGAACAACTTCCCCACCCCACTAGAAGTTTCTAACAAAGATGATGTTGCAGTAGGGAGAATACGGCAAGATGTTTCTCAAGAAGGGAACTACGG GTTGGACATTTTTGTTTGTGGAGATCAAATACGCAAGGGTGCTGCACTAAATGCCGTCCAGATAGCTGAATTGTTGCTGTAG
- the LOC121772420 gene encoding MACPF domain-containing protein At1g14780-like isoform X1 produces MIEKEYTLTNKNRMNDGIVHKALSSLGKGFDLSSDFRLKYCKGDERLVLLNESDTREFHIPGFGSLADVSNDIKCDKGDRTRYQTDILDFKQMSEFFNQKSSVPGKIPSGLFNSMFGFQSGSWAVDASNTKNLGLDGYYMVLFTLHIDRYPLILADQVRNAVPSKWDPAALARFIEKYGTHIIVGLSIGGEDVVLVKQEKCSNMEPSQLKNHLDNLGDQLFTGACTFSPNHCTKTNKEHKNKAPQAFSEIFDPQPNLFSHYASATAKDGISVICSRRGGDATVGTHCEWLPTVASKPDAIHFNFIPITSLLRGVPGRGFLSHAINLYLRYKPPIGDLQFFLDFQAHKIWAPIHNDLPLGPKLNKAFQTPSLNFNLMGPKLYVNTTQVTAGNTPVTGMRLYLEGIKSNRLGIHLQQLVNPPVLLEDRMELPGMWRSTEETPDHHRYLEPIQWKKFAHVCTAPVKYDPRWVKPGDEAAFIVTGAQLHVTKDVLHLRLLYSRVSAAYIVHSNWMQTASANHSLKSGFFSSISTTITGTADKEKSVPVIVDSGVYPTGPPAATQMPKLQKFVDTTQLCRGPSDSPGHWLVTGAKLDVEKRKICLRVKFALLNLSSQ; encoded by the exons ATGATTGAAAAAGAGTATACACTtactaataaaaatagaatGAATGATGGAATTGTGCACAAGGCTCTCTCAAGCCTTGGCAAAGGCTTCGATTTATCGTCGGATTTCCGGCTCAAATACTGCAAGGGCGACGAGCGCCTCGTCCTCCTCAACGAGTCCGACACCCGGGAGTTTCACATCCCGGGCTTCGGATCCTTAGCTGACGTGTCCAACGACATAAAATGCGACAAGGGCGACCGTACGAGGTACCAGACCGACATCCTCGACTTCAAGCAG aTGTCGGAATTTTTCAACCAGAAAAGCTCGGTGCCGGGGAAGATCCCGTCCGGGCTTTTCAACTCGATGTTCGGGTTTCAGAGCGGGTCGTGGGCTGTGGATGCTTCGAACACAAAGAATTTAGGGTTGGATGGATATTACATGGTGCTGTTTACACTTCATATTGATCGGTATCCGTTGATTCTTGCTGATCAAGTAAGAAATGCAGTTCCTTCAAAGTGGGACCCAGCTGCTCTTGCCAG atttattgaaaaatatggTACTCACATAATTGTGGGGCTGAGCATAGGTGGAGAGGATGTGGTGTTAGTAAAGCAAGAGAAATGTTCAAACATGGAGCCATCACAGCTCAAGAATCATTTGGATAATCTTGGAGATCAATTATTCACTGGTGCCTGCACCTTTTCTCCAAATCATTGCACCAAAACTAATAAAGAACATAAGAACAag GCACCCCAGGCTTTCAGTGAGATCTTTGATCCACAGCCAAATCTCTTCAGCCACTACGCCTCTGCAACAGCTAAAGAT GGGATAAGTGTGATATGTTCACGAAGAGGAGGAGATGCAACAGTGGGCACACATTGTGAATGGCTGCCGACAGTTGCATCAAAGCCTGACGCCATTCATTTCAACTTCATTCCTATTACTTCTCTTCTTAGAGGTGTCCCAGGCAGAGGCTTCTTGTCCCATGCCATCAACCTCTACCTTCGTT ATAAGCCTCCAATAGGTGACTTACAGTTCTTTCTGGACTTTCAAGCCCATAAAATATGGGCCCCGATTCACAACGACCTCCCATTGGGCCCCAAATTGAATAAGGCTTTTCAAACACCATCTCTCAACTTCAACTTGATGGGCCCGAAGCTATATGTCAATACAACTCAG GTTACTGCAGGAAACACACCCGTCACTGGCATGCGGTTATATCTTGAGGGTATCAAATCTAACAG GTTAGGCATACACCTTCAGCAGTTAGTGAACCCGCCGGTGCTTCTAGAAGACAGGATGGAGCTCCCCGGGATGTGGCGGAGCACGGAGGAGACACCGGATCACCACCGCTACCTGGAGCCAATCCAGTGGAAGAAATTCGCCCACGTGTGCACGGCCCCGGTGAAGTACGACCCCCGGTGGGTGAAGCCGGGGGACGAAGCCGCCTTCATCGTGACCGGAGCCCAGCTCCACGTCACCAAGGACGTCCTCCACCTCCGCCTCCTCTACTCCAGGGTCTCCGCCGCCTACATCGTCCACTCCAACTGGATGCAAACCGCTTCCGCCAACCACTCCCTCAAGTCTGGGTTTTTCTCCTCCATCAGCACCACCATCACCGGCACTGCCGACAAGGAGAAGTCAGTGCCGGTGATAGTCGACTCCGGCGTCTACCCCACAGGCCCACCAGCGGCCACGCAGATGCCGAAGCTGCAAAAGTTTGTGGACACGACGCAGCTGTGTCGGGGGCCATCAGATAGCCCTGGGCATTGGCTGGTCACCGGGGCCAAGCTGGACGTCGAGAAGAGGAAGATATGTTTGCGTGTTAAGTTCGCTTTGCTGAATCTTTCATCGCAATGA
- the LOC121772420 gene encoding MACPF domain-containing protein At1g14780-like isoform X3 gives MRQGRPYEMSEFFNQKSSVPGKIPSGLFNSMFGFQSGSWAVDASNTKNLGLDGYYMVLFTLHIDRYPLILADQVRNAVPSKWDPAALARFIEKYGTHIIVGLSIGGEDVVLVKQEKCSNMEPSQLKNHLDNLGDQLFTGACTFSPNHCTKTNKEHKNKAPQAFSEIFDPQPNLFSHYASATAKDGISVICSRRGGDATVGTHCEWLPTVASKPDAIHFNFIPITSLLRGVPGRGFLSHAINLYLRYKPPIGDLQFFLDFQAHKIWAPIHNDLPLGPKLNKAFQTPSLNFNLMGPKLYVNTTQVTAGNTPVTGMRLYLEGIKSNRLGIHLQQLVNPPVLLEDRMELPGMWRSTEETPDHHRYLEPIQWKKFAHVCTAPVKYDPRWVKPGDEAAFIVTGAQLHVTKDVLHLRLLYSRVSAAYIVHSNWMQTASANHSLKSGFFSSISTTITGTADKEKSVPVIVDSGVYPTGPPAATQMPKLQKFVDTTQLCRGPSDSPGHWLVTGAKLDVEKRKICLRVKFALLNLSSQ, from the exons ATGCGACAAGGGCGACCGTACGAG aTGTCGGAATTTTTCAACCAGAAAAGCTCGGTGCCGGGGAAGATCCCGTCCGGGCTTTTCAACTCGATGTTCGGGTTTCAGAGCGGGTCGTGGGCTGTGGATGCTTCGAACACAAAGAATTTAGGGTTGGATGGATATTACATGGTGCTGTTTACACTTCATATTGATCGGTATCCGTTGATTCTTGCTGATCAAGTAAGAAATGCAGTTCCTTCAAAGTGGGACCCAGCTGCTCTTGCCAG atttattgaaaaatatggTACTCACATAATTGTGGGGCTGAGCATAGGTGGAGAGGATGTGGTGTTAGTAAAGCAAGAGAAATGTTCAAACATGGAGCCATCACAGCTCAAGAATCATTTGGATAATCTTGGAGATCAATTATTCACTGGTGCCTGCACCTTTTCTCCAAATCATTGCACCAAAACTAATAAAGAACATAAGAACAag GCACCCCAGGCTTTCAGTGAGATCTTTGATCCACAGCCAAATCTCTTCAGCCACTACGCCTCTGCAACAGCTAAAGAT GGGATAAGTGTGATATGTTCACGAAGAGGAGGAGATGCAACAGTGGGCACACATTGTGAATGGCTGCCGACAGTTGCATCAAAGCCTGACGCCATTCATTTCAACTTCATTCCTATTACTTCTCTTCTTAGAGGTGTCCCAGGCAGAGGCTTCTTGTCCCATGCCATCAACCTCTACCTTCGTT ATAAGCCTCCAATAGGTGACTTACAGTTCTTTCTGGACTTTCAAGCCCATAAAATATGGGCCCCGATTCACAACGACCTCCCATTGGGCCCCAAATTGAATAAGGCTTTTCAAACACCATCTCTCAACTTCAACTTGATGGGCCCGAAGCTATATGTCAATACAACTCAG GTTACTGCAGGAAACACACCCGTCACTGGCATGCGGTTATATCTTGAGGGTATCAAATCTAACAG GTTAGGCATACACCTTCAGCAGTTAGTGAACCCGCCGGTGCTTCTAGAAGACAGGATGGAGCTCCCCGGGATGTGGCGGAGCACGGAGGAGACACCGGATCACCACCGCTACCTGGAGCCAATCCAGTGGAAGAAATTCGCCCACGTGTGCACGGCCCCGGTGAAGTACGACCCCCGGTGGGTGAAGCCGGGGGACGAAGCCGCCTTCATCGTGACCGGAGCCCAGCTCCACGTCACCAAGGACGTCCTCCACCTCCGCCTCCTCTACTCCAGGGTCTCCGCCGCCTACATCGTCCACTCCAACTGGATGCAAACCGCTTCCGCCAACCACTCCCTCAAGTCTGGGTTTTTCTCCTCCATCAGCACCACCATCACCGGCACTGCCGACAAGGAGAAGTCAGTGCCGGTGATAGTCGACTCCGGCGTCTACCCCACAGGCCCACCAGCGGCCACGCAGATGCCGAAGCTGCAAAAGTTTGTGGACACGACGCAGCTGTGTCGGGGGCCATCAGATAGCCCTGGGCATTGGCTGGTCACCGGGGCCAAGCTGGACGTCGAGAAGAGGAAGATATGTTTGCGTGTTAAGTTCGCTTTGCTGAATCTTTCATCGCAATGA
- the LOC121772420 gene encoding MACPF domain-containing protein At1g14780-like isoform X2, producing MIEKEYTLTNKNRMNDGIVHKALSSLGKGFDLSSDFRLKYCKGDERLVLLNESDTREFHIPGFGSLADVSNDIKCDKGDRTRYQTDILDFKQMSEFFNSMFGFQSGSWAVDASNTKNLGLDGYYMVLFTLHIDRYPLILADQVRNAVPSKWDPAALARFIEKYGTHIIVGLSIGGEDVVLVKQEKCSNMEPSQLKNHLDNLGDQLFTGACTFSPNHCTKTNKEHKNKAPQAFSEIFDPQPNLFSHYASATAKDGISVICSRRGGDATVGTHCEWLPTVASKPDAIHFNFIPITSLLRGVPGRGFLSHAINLYLRYKPPIGDLQFFLDFQAHKIWAPIHNDLPLGPKLNKAFQTPSLNFNLMGPKLYVNTTQVTAGNTPVTGMRLYLEGIKSNRLGIHLQQLVNPPVLLEDRMELPGMWRSTEETPDHHRYLEPIQWKKFAHVCTAPVKYDPRWVKPGDEAAFIVTGAQLHVTKDVLHLRLLYSRVSAAYIVHSNWMQTASANHSLKSGFFSSISTTITGTADKEKSVPVIVDSGVYPTGPPAATQMPKLQKFVDTTQLCRGPSDSPGHWLVTGAKLDVEKRKICLRVKFALLNLSSQ from the exons ATGATTGAAAAAGAGTATACACTtactaataaaaatagaatGAATGATGGAATTGTGCACAAGGCTCTCTCAAGCCTTGGCAAAGGCTTCGATTTATCGTCGGATTTCCGGCTCAAATACTGCAAGGGCGACGAGCGCCTCGTCCTCCTCAACGAGTCCGACACCCGGGAGTTTCACATCCCGGGCTTCGGATCCTTAGCTGACGTGTCCAACGACATAAAATGCGACAAGGGCGACCGTACGAGGTACCAGACCGACATCCTCGACTTCAAGCAG aTGTCGGAAT TTTTCAACTCGATGTTCGGGTTTCAGAGCGGGTCGTGGGCTGTGGATGCTTCGAACACAAAGAATTTAGGGTTGGATGGATATTACATGGTGCTGTTTACACTTCATATTGATCGGTATCCGTTGATTCTTGCTGATCAAGTAAGAAATGCAGTTCCTTCAAAGTGGGACCCAGCTGCTCTTGCCAG atttattgaaaaatatggTACTCACATAATTGTGGGGCTGAGCATAGGTGGAGAGGATGTGGTGTTAGTAAAGCAAGAGAAATGTTCAAACATGGAGCCATCACAGCTCAAGAATCATTTGGATAATCTTGGAGATCAATTATTCACTGGTGCCTGCACCTTTTCTCCAAATCATTGCACCAAAACTAATAAAGAACATAAGAACAag GCACCCCAGGCTTTCAGTGAGATCTTTGATCCACAGCCAAATCTCTTCAGCCACTACGCCTCTGCAACAGCTAAAGAT GGGATAAGTGTGATATGTTCACGAAGAGGAGGAGATGCAACAGTGGGCACACATTGTGAATGGCTGCCGACAGTTGCATCAAAGCCTGACGCCATTCATTTCAACTTCATTCCTATTACTTCTCTTCTTAGAGGTGTCCCAGGCAGAGGCTTCTTGTCCCATGCCATCAACCTCTACCTTCGTT ATAAGCCTCCAATAGGTGACTTACAGTTCTTTCTGGACTTTCAAGCCCATAAAATATGGGCCCCGATTCACAACGACCTCCCATTGGGCCCCAAATTGAATAAGGCTTTTCAAACACCATCTCTCAACTTCAACTTGATGGGCCCGAAGCTATATGTCAATACAACTCAG GTTACTGCAGGAAACACACCCGTCACTGGCATGCGGTTATATCTTGAGGGTATCAAATCTAACAG GTTAGGCATACACCTTCAGCAGTTAGTGAACCCGCCGGTGCTTCTAGAAGACAGGATGGAGCTCCCCGGGATGTGGCGGAGCACGGAGGAGACACCGGATCACCACCGCTACCTGGAGCCAATCCAGTGGAAGAAATTCGCCCACGTGTGCACGGCCCCGGTGAAGTACGACCCCCGGTGGGTGAAGCCGGGGGACGAAGCCGCCTTCATCGTGACCGGAGCCCAGCTCCACGTCACCAAGGACGTCCTCCACCTCCGCCTCCTCTACTCCAGGGTCTCCGCCGCCTACATCGTCCACTCCAACTGGATGCAAACCGCTTCCGCCAACCACTCCCTCAAGTCTGGGTTTTTCTCCTCCATCAGCACCACCATCACCGGCACTGCCGACAAGGAGAAGTCAGTGCCGGTGATAGTCGACTCCGGCGTCTACCCCACAGGCCCACCAGCGGCCACGCAGATGCCGAAGCTGCAAAAGTTTGTGGACACGACGCAGCTGTGTCGGGGGCCATCAGATAGCCCTGGGCATTGGCTGGTCACCGGGGCCAAGCTGGACGTCGAGAAGAGGAAGATATGTTTGCGTGTTAAGTTCGCTTTGCTGAATCTTTCATCGCAATGA
- the LOC121772420 gene encoding MACPF domain-containing protein At1g14780-like isoform X4 translates to MRQGRPYEMSEFFNSMFGFQSGSWAVDASNTKNLGLDGYYMVLFTLHIDRYPLILADQVRNAVPSKWDPAALARFIEKYGTHIIVGLSIGGEDVVLVKQEKCSNMEPSQLKNHLDNLGDQLFTGACTFSPNHCTKTNKEHKNKAPQAFSEIFDPQPNLFSHYASATAKDGISVICSRRGGDATVGTHCEWLPTVASKPDAIHFNFIPITSLLRGVPGRGFLSHAINLYLRYKPPIGDLQFFLDFQAHKIWAPIHNDLPLGPKLNKAFQTPSLNFNLMGPKLYVNTTQVTAGNTPVTGMRLYLEGIKSNRLGIHLQQLVNPPVLLEDRMELPGMWRSTEETPDHHRYLEPIQWKKFAHVCTAPVKYDPRWVKPGDEAAFIVTGAQLHVTKDVLHLRLLYSRVSAAYIVHSNWMQTASANHSLKSGFFSSISTTITGTADKEKSVPVIVDSGVYPTGPPAATQMPKLQKFVDTTQLCRGPSDSPGHWLVTGAKLDVEKRKICLRVKFALLNLSSQ, encoded by the exons ATGCGACAAGGGCGACCGTACGAG aTGTCGGAAT TTTTCAACTCGATGTTCGGGTTTCAGAGCGGGTCGTGGGCTGTGGATGCTTCGAACACAAAGAATTTAGGGTTGGATGGATATTACATGGTGCTGTTTACACTTCATATTGATCGGTATCCGTTGATTCTTGCTGATCAAGTAAGAAATGCAGTTCCTTCAAAGTGGGACCCAGCTGCTCTTGCCAG atttattgaaaaatatggTACTCACATAATTGTGGGGCTGAGCATAGGTGGAGAGGATGTGGTGTTAGTAAAGCAAGAGAAATGTTCAAACATGGAGCCATCACAGCTCAAGAATCATTTGGATAATCTTGGAGATCAATTATTCACTGGTGCCTGCACCTTTTCTCCAAATCATTGCACCAAAACTAATAAAGAACATAAGAACAag GCACCCCAGGCTTTCAGTGAGATCTTTGATCCACAGCCAAATCTCTTCAGCCACTACGCCTCTGCAACAGCTAAAGAT GGGATAAGTGTGATATGTTCACGAAGAGGAGGAGATGCAACAGTGGGCACACATTGTGAATGGCTGCCGACAGTTGCATCAAAGCCTGACGCCATTCATTTCAACTTCATTCCTATTACTTCTCTTCTTAGAGGTGTCCCAGGCAGAGGCTTCTTGTCCCATGCCATCAACCTCTACCTTCGTT ATAAGCCTCCAATAGGTGACTTACAGTTCTTTCTGGACTTTCAAGCCCATAAAATATGGGCCCCGATTCACAACGACCTCCCATTGGGCCCCAAATTGAATAAGGCTTTTCAAACACCATCTCTCAACTTCAACTTGATGGGCCCGAAGCTATATGTCAATACAACTCAG GTTACTGCAGGAAACACACCCGTCACTGGCATGCGGTTATATCTTGAGGGTATCAAATCTAACAG GTTAGGCATACACCTTCAGCAGTTAGTGAACCCGCCGGTGCTTCTAGAAGACAGGATGGAGCTCCCCGGGATGTGGCGGAGCACGGAGGAGACACCGGATCACCACCGCTACCTGGAGCCAATCCAGTGGAAGAAATTCGCCCACGTGTGCACGGCCCCGGTGAAGTACGACCCCCGGTGGGTGAAGCCGGGGGACGAAGCCGCCTTCATCGTGACCGGAGCCCAGCTCCACGTCACCAAGGACGTCCTCCACCTCCGCCTCCTCTACTCCAGGGTCTCCGCCGCCTACATCGTCCACTCCAACTGGATGCAAACCGCTTCCGCCAACCACTCCCTCAAGTCTGGGTTTTTCTCCTCCATCAGCACCACCATCACCGGCACTGCCGACAAGGAGAAGTCAGTGCCGGTGATAGTCGACTCCGGCGTCTACCCCACAGGCCCACCAGCGGCCACGCAGATGCCGAAGCTGCAAAAGTTTGTGGACACGACGCAGCTGTGTCGGGGGCCATCAGATAGCCCTGGGCATTGGCTGGTCACCGGGGCCAAGCTGGACGTCGAGAAGAGGAAGATATGTTTGCGTGTTAAGTTCGCTTTGCTGAATCTTTCATCGCAATGA